Within the Streptomyces sp. NBC_00554 genome, the region AATGCGGGAGAATGCCCGAGTGACGTCGGATGCGCCTTTCAAAAACGTGGGTGACTACCAAGAGCTCGTCGACGAGATCTCGGCACTCCTGGGCATGCCCGCGACCCTGGAGAACCGGGACTTCGAGCTGATCGCCTTCGCCGCGTACGACAGCGAGGGCGAGCTCGACCCCTCCGCCCTCGACCCCGTGCGCACCCGCTCGATCCTCACGCGCCGCTCCACCACGACGGTCCGCACCTGGTTCGAGGGCTTCGGCATCACCCGGGCCACCGCCCCGGTCCGTATTCCGCGCACCCCGGAGGCGGGGGTGTACCGGGGGCGGATCTGTCTCCCCGTACGCCATCGGGGCGTCGTCCGGGGTTACGTCTGGCTGCTCGACGACGATCCCGGCCCCTCCGACGCACAGCTGTCCTCGGCCATGGAGGTCGCCGCCCGCATCGGCGCCCTGCTCGCCGACGAGGCCCAGGCCGGCGCCGACCTCACCCGCGAGCTGCGCGCCGTCCTCACCGCCGAACGCGGCTGGCAGCGCGACATGGCCGTCGCCGAGCTGCGTACGGCCCTCGGACCACGTGGCGACGGCCTGCACACGGTGGTGTGCGTGGCCCCCTGGCCCTCGGCCGACCCGGACGACGCCCCTTCCGTCCGTACGGTGCCGGGGGCGACCGCGCTGTGCACGGTGCCGTGGGGTACGACCGGGCAGAGCCTCGCCCTCCTCGTACGGCTCCGGTCGCCGGAGGTGCTCACTCCGGCGCTGACGGCGGCCGCGCGGTTCGCGCGGGAGGCGGAGGGGAAGGCGGCGGCCGGTGTCGCCGGGGCCCGTACCGGTCTCGCCGAACTGGGGGCCGCCTGGCAGGAGGCGTCCGCCGCCGCGCGTGCCGTGCTGGCCGAGCCCCGCCTCGGCCCGGTCGCCGAGTGGTCGTCGATCGGGCCCTTCCGGCTGCTGACGTCGCTTCCCCCGGACGCGGCCCACGATCCCGTCGTACGCACCCTGCTGTCCCCGGCCCACCGCGAACTCGCGCGCACCGCAGAGGTGTTCCTCGACTGCGCGGGCCAAGCCGGGCGCACGGCGGCGGAGTTGGGCATCCACCGGCAGACGCTCTACTACCGCCTGTCCCGCGTCGAACAGCTCACGGGCCTCGACCTGGACGACGGCGAGGACCGGCTGTTGCTGCACATGGCGCTCAAGGGGGCGCGGCTCTGAGGCTCCGGGATCCGCAGCTTCCCCACCGGTGAAGGCGGGCATAGTTTGGGATGTCCACGACATTGGAGGGGGTCCAATGAGGCGTACGGAGGCGGCCAAGCAGCTCGGGAGATTCGTGCGGGAGCACCGTACCGATGGTGCGCGGCGCCTGCGACAGGCGGGTATCTGGCTGTCGGTCGGGGCGGTGGGCACCGCCTTCGGGGTGCCGGTGGCGATCGCGTCGGTGGGCACCACCGAGGGGGCCCCGGGGGTGGCGGGGCTGCTGCTCGGGGTCGGCCTGACGGGGTGGGGCCTGGGGATCTGGCGTCTGGTGCAGGCGTTCCGGACCCGGGAGCAGTGCTTCGACATCCATGAGCGGGGGTTCACCCACCGGGTGGCGGGCACTGCCACGGTGATCCCCTGGGAGGACGTCGCGCAGGTGAGCACCGCCGGCGGTGACGGCCGGCCGCTCGCCGATGCGCGCGGCATGGGCTCCACGTGCGAGATCCGGCTGCACAGCGGACGCCGGATCCGCGTCGACGCCTTCACGCAGGACATGCGGGACCTGGCGGTGGTCGTCCACCGCGCGGTTCACCTCGGGCAGTTCCCCCAGGGGCGGGGACGCTGACCTGCCCCGGCTCGAAATCGGAGCGAGGAGGCGCTCATTCCTTGGTCGCGCCGGCGAGCATCCCGGAGACCAGCGTGCGCTGTGAGAAGAGGAAGAGGACCAGGACGGGCAGGATGGCGACGACGATCGCCAGGGCCAGTTCCGGGATGGTGATGTTCAGACCGGCGCCCGCCACCGGGTTGAACGACGGGGTGGAGGTGAGGAGTTGGTTCAGGCCCACCTGGATCGGGAACTGCTCGCTCTTCGGCAGGACGAGGTAGGGCAGGAAGAAGTTGTTCCAGTTGCCCACGAAGCTGAAGAACGCGACCAGTCCGACCACCGGCTTCGCCAGCGGCAGCGCGATGCGGGTGAAGAGCTGCCATTCGTTGCAGCCGTCGATCCGCGCGGCCGACAGCAGGTCCCTGGGCAGGCTGCTGCCGAAGTAGATGTAGACCAGGTACACGCCGAACGGATAGAAGGAGAAGGGCAGGATCACCGACCAGACGGTGCCGATCAGCTGGAACTTGTTGAGCTCCAGGAAGATCGGCAGCACCAGGGTGGCCTGCGGCATGATCATCGTGACCAGGGTGATGGTCAGCAGCGTCTTGCGTCCCCGGAAGTTCGTCAGGGCAAGGGCGTAACCGGCGGGAATGCTGACGGCCAGCGTCAGGATCAGCGAACCCCCCGAGTAGACCGCCGAGTTGCGCAGCCAGGTGACCATCGCGCCGTCCTGGAAGGCGAACAGATGCTGCCAGGCGGCGCCGATCTGCTGGAACGACCCGAAGGAGAGCGGGTTGTCCTGCACCACCTGTCCGGCGGTCTTCGACGGCGCGAGCAGCAGCCAGATCACCGGCAGCACGAAGAACACAAGGAGCAGGGCGAGCAGGAGGCCCACGATCAGGAAGGAGACGACCCGGGAGGGCTGAGGACGCCGGCCCGCCGCCGCAGTCGTCCCGGTCGCCGCCGCCGTCGTCGTTGTCGAGGAGAGCGTGGATTGCGTCATTTCTCATCCAACTTGAACAGGTTCGAGCGGGCGACCAGCAGTCCGGCGGCCACGAGTCCGAGCGCCAGCAGGAAGACGGAGATGGCGGCGGCGCCGTTGAAGTCGCCCTGCTGGAAGGCGTAGACGTAGGCCAGTTGGTTGGGCGACCAGGTGGGGCTCACCCGGCCGAGGCTGGCGGTCTGGAGCAGCTGAGGCTCGACGAACAGCTGGGTGCCGGTCGCGAACGCCATGATCGTCATGTAGACGATCCACTGCCGGATCATCGGGATCTGGATGTGCCAGGCGGTGCGCCAGGGCCCCGCGCCGTCCATGCGGGCGGCTTCCAGCACCTCGTCGGGGATGTTGTTGAGCGCCCCGTACATCACGACCATCCAGCCGCCGGCGCCGGTCCAGAAGGCGATCAGCATGAGGATCAGCGGCAGGTTGCCGGGCGTGAGCACGGCCGCGAAGCTGTGCATGCCCATGCTGTTGAGCAGCCAGGACACCGGGCTGACGTCCGGGTCCAGCATGAACAGCCACACCAGGACGCTGGCGACTCCGGCCAGGGCGCCGGGAATGTAGTACAGGAAGCGGAAGAGCGCCGACGTACCCGGCCGCACCCTGCTGCGCAGCACCACCGCGACCAGCACCACCAGGACGACGAGGACCACCAGCCACATCACCAGGTAGACCAGCATGTGCGTGAAGGCCGGGACGAAGCGGTAGTCCTGGGCGACCTTCACGAACTGGTTGAGCCCGGTGAACTGGCCCTGGTCGTTGGTGAGCGCCAGGTAGAACGAGTAGCCGGTCGGGAAGACCCCGAAGGCGAGCAGCAGGATCGCGTAGCCGGCGACGAAGAGGTAGCCCGCGGGGCCGGGGCCCCTCCGCCGCGGCCCGGTGCCGCGGCGGAGGGCGGAGACGGCTGCGCGCTCGGTCTCCAGCAAGGTCATTGGTTGACCACCTGGTATCCCTCGGCCTTCGCCTCGTTGCCGATCTCCTTCTGCCAGGCCTCCAGGGTCGAGGTGAGGCTCTTGCCCGCGGTCAGCTCCGGCAGGACGACGCTCGACCAGGCGGTGGCGTCCGAGAACCTGGTGTTCGACCAGCCGGTCCACACCTCGCCCGCGGCCTCCTTGAAGGGCCCGCTCACGTCGTTGGCGAAGTAGTCGCTGTTGACCGGGTTGGCCAGCCACGCTTCGGCGGCCTTGGTGTAGGCCGGGTAGGTGGGCGCGGCCGCCTGGTTCTCGTCGGAGGTGGTCAGCCAGGTGACCAGGTCCGTGGACGCCTTGAGGTTGGCGCTGTGCGAGGACACCATCCACACGCCGCCGCCGACGTTGCCGGTCGCGGTCGTGGTCGCGCCGTCCCACTTCAGCGGGGGCGCCGCGGCGATCTGCTTGGCCGGGGTCTCGAACGCGGTCTTGAACAGATACTGGCCGTACCAGGAGGGGCCGTACGCCATCAGGACCTTGCTGCCGCTGTCCTTGGCGAAGCCCTGGCTGAAGAAGCCCTTGGTGGTGACGGCCTTGGCGTCGATCAGCCCGTCGAGGAGACCGGCCATCTTCGTGCAGTTCGGGTCCTGGAGGTCGGTGCGCAGGGTGTCCGGCTTCGTCAGCTGGAACGCCGGGCACTGGCCCGACCAGAAGTACGACTCATGGGAGTTGGTGTCGCCGACCGAGCCGACGAGGTAGCCGGGGTGGTCCTTCGCGACCTGCTTGCCGAGGGCCTCGTACTGCTCCCAGGTGGTGGGGACCTCGTAACCCCACTTGTCCATGAGGTCCTTGTTGTACCAGAGGACGACCTGCGCGATGTCGTTGCGCAGGCAGTAGGTGTGGCCGTCGAACTCGCAGGGCGTGAGGGAGCCCTTGGCGAAGCCGTCGAGCGTGCTCTTCGGTACGAGGCTGGAATCCAGGGGCGCCGCGAACGGCTGCGCACCGGACGTCGTGGGCTCGGAGGCCCAGGTCACGTCGGTGGGTGAGCCGAACACCACGTCGGGCCAGCCGCTGCCGGTCCGGTCGAAGAGCTGCACCTTGGACTGGAGATAGGTGGAGCCGTCGGCGCCTCCGTCGTACGTGACGATGTCCATCTTCACGTCCGGGTTCGCCTTCTGGTACGCCTCCACCGACGGCAGCCGGGTCGAGTCGGCCCACACCGTGATCTGCGAACCCGCCTTCTGCGTGCCGGGCTTGAACGCCGAAGCGGAAGGCGAGGAGCCGGTGGAGGTGTCGGCGCTGGCGCAGCCGGCCAGTGTCGCTGCCGTGGCCAGGGAGAGCGCGGCGGCCGCGATGCGCACCATGCTGCGCGCTCTCGGAGTTCCGGAAGACCACATTGTCTTGCCTTTCTGGTTTCCTGCGTGGGACGGGTGATGCGCCTGATGGGGGCGCCGGTCGCGGTGACGGTCCGGGCGGACCGCCACCGTCCGGTCAGCGCGGCTGCTCGACGAACGGCAGCAGTTCGGGGCCGTAGCCGAAGTCGAGCGGGAGGGCTATGCCGGGCCCCGTGGGGGCGTGCACCAGGCCCTGTGCGTCCACATGGCGCTCGCGGACGACCTTCGTCGCGGTCACCAGGGACTCGTAGTAGGTGGTGTTGGAGATGGCCATGCACAGGTGGTGGTTCGGGATGTCCGAACCGTGCACCTCGGCCCGCAGCCGGTAGGCGTCGGCGAGGTGTGCCGTGCGCATGGCGCCGGTGATACCGCCCCGGAGGGTGGTGCCGGCCCGCACACCGAAGGTGGCGGCACCGGACTTGATGAAGTCCGCGGAGTTCATATGGGCTCCGTCGGAGGTCTCGGCCACAAGGAGCGGGATGTCCACGGCCGCCGCCAGCGCCTGGTACGCGGAGATGCTGAACTCGCGCATCGGCTCCTCGTACCAGAGGTAGTCGGCTTCCGAGAGCGCCCGCCCCAGGCGGATCGCGTCCGGCAGGTCGAACCCGGCCGACCCGTCGTACATGAGGGGGACCGCCGGACCGACGTGGTCGCGCAGCGCCAGGCAGAGTTCGGCGTCACGTCGGGCGTCGCCCCAGGCGTGCAGCTTGATGCCGGCGTAGCCCAGCTCCAGGCACTGGTCCGCCACGTCGAGGAACTCCGCGATGCTGGAGAACGTCGAGGTGGAGGCGTACGCCGGGATCGCCTCCCGGAATCCGCCGAGCAGCCGCCAGACCGGCTCGCCGTGGTAGCGCCCTGCCAGGTCCCACAGCGCGGTGTCGACCAGACCCAGGGTGGGGAGCGGGAGTTCGTGGATACGGTCCAGCTCCCACACCCGGTGCCACAGCCATTCCCGCTGGAACGGGTCGGCTCCGAGGAGTTCGTCACGCAGGACCCGGTCCACCAGGTCCCGCAGGGTGATGAAGGCTCCCGGCCGGGCGAACAGGGCCACCCCTTCGGCTCCCTCGTCGGTGCCGATGTGCAGGACCGCGCCGTCGCCCACCGGAGCGCTTCCGCTCAGTCCGTCCCGCCATTTGAAGGGCGGGGCGGCCGCCGGAACATCGATCCGGTGTACTTCGACATGGGTGATCTTCATCGTGGCTTTCGTTTCCTGTGTGAGCGGGCCGGCCCGGGTTGAGGCGTGCGGTCAGAACTCGCCGTACACCTGCATCTCGTAGATCGAGCCGCCGTTGTAGCTGGATCCGGTGACCGTCAGCCGCAGGTAGCGGGCGGTGACGGGCTCGTCGGGGAGTGAGTGGTTGGCCGACGAGACGGTGTTCTCGGCGGTGTGGTCGTCGAGCGTCGACCAGGTCGTGCCGTCGGTCGAGTACTCCAGGCGGTACTTGTAGCCGCGGGGCAGCTCGAAGGTGGTGACCACGCCGGAGACGCTGGTGTCCTTGCCCAGGTCCACCTGGATCCAGGACGGGTCGGGCAGGCCGAGACCCTGCGCCCAGCGGGTGGTCAGGTCACCGTCCACCGCCTTCTCGGGGAAGTTCTGCTCCGACTGCGAGGACGCGGTGACCGGCTTGTTCAGCGCCAGGTTGTTGTCGGCCGGAGTGGTGAAGACGGCCGCCTCACTCGGCTCCGAGGCATTGAGTACGGCGTCACGGGCCACGACGGTGAAGGAGTACTCCTTCTCCGGGGTCAGGCCGGAGACCCGCAGGGTGGTGTCCCCGGTGACGGCGATCCGCTTGCCGTCCTGGTGGACGACGTAGCTGGTCACACCGGTGTCATCGGTCGCGGCCGGCCAGCTGAGGTCCACCACGCTGGGCAGCAGCGGCGTGACGTCGGGCTGTCCGGGGGCGGTGGGCGCCGTGTGGTCGGAACTGGGCGCGGTGGCCTCGCCGTACACCTGGAAGTCGTAGACGCTTCCGCCGTTGCCGCTGGTCCCGGTGACCGTCAGTCGCACGAAGCGGCCGGTGACCGGCTCGTCGGTGTGGGAGTAGTTGGTCGACGCGGTGGTGTTGGCGGAGGTGTGGTCCTCCAGCGTCTGCCAGTGGACCTCGTCCGGCGACACCTCGACGCGGTACTTGTAACCGCTGTTCTTCTCGAAGGTGGTGATCGCACCGTTCACGTCGTACGAGGCACCCAGGTCCACCTGGATCCAGGACGGGTCGGGGAGCCCCAGGCCCTGTGCCCAGCGGGTCGACAGATCGCCGTCCACCGCCTTCTCGGGGAAGTTCTCCTCCGACTCGGAGGAGGCGGTGACCGGCTGCTTCAGCGCCAGGTCGCTGCCGGAGGGCATGGTGACCTTCAGTTCGGCGCTCGGACCCGACTCGTTGCCGGCCGCGTCTCGGGCGGTGATCGTGAAGGTGTAGGTCTGGCCCGCGGTCAGACCGGAGAGCCGCACCGAGGTCTTGCCGGTGGCGCTGACGAGCTTGCCGTCGCGGTGCACGGAGTAGCCGGTGACGCCCGTGTTGTCGGTGGACGCGGCCCAGTTGAGGTCCGCGACCGTCGGGAAGTCGGTGGTCGCAGCCGGGGTACCGGGTGCGGTGGGCGCCTGGGTGTCGGTGACCACCGGGCCCGGGTCGAGGTGGCGGTAGGCCGGCTGGAGACCGGCATTGTTCACGATGGAGGCCGGGAGCTGGGCGCAGGAGTCGACGGTGACGTTGCCGCTGACGTCGTTGTTCTTGCTCAGGTACTGGACGCTGTAGGCGGGGTTGCTGGTGTAGTTGGCGGTGGCGGTGTTCTCCTCCGCGTGGTTCATCAGCAGCCACTGGAAGGAGATGTCGCACATGGCGTTGCCGGTGTTCTCCCAGTGCCGGCTGCCCTCGTCGTGGTAGACGGCTCCGTACGCCGGTGCCGGGACGCCGTGGATGTAGTTGCCGGAGACCGTGCCGCCCGGGTTGTTGCTGAGGGTGTAGACGGCTCCGCCGTCGGCCTGCGACTTCATGATGTCGCTGATCTCGTTGTCGGTGACGCGGGTGTCCTGGCTGGTGGTCGGGGTGTCCCAGACCGGAACACCCGCGTTGTTCGGGTAGGCGGAGTTGCCGCCCGCGTCGGTCAGACCCCAGCCCCAGCCCACCGAGATGCCGGTGTAGGGCAGGTCGTAGACCTTGTTGTGGGTGATCAGCGTGTTGGCGGTGTACCCGGCGAGGATGCCGACGGAGCCGTTGTACTGGTCGGCGGCCTTGGTGACAACGTTGTTGTCGACCGTGGTGTCCTTGGTGATGTCCCGGTCGTCACTGGGATGCGCGTCGCCCGCCTCGACACCGCCGATCTGGATGCCGGTGGCGGCGATCTGACGGAACACGTTGCCCGTGATCTCCGTGCCCTGCGTACCGGTGTTGAGGTTGAGCCCGACCGCGCCGAGGTGGGTGAAGGTGTTGCCCTCGAAGCTGACGTCGTGGCCGTAGCTCACGTTGACCGCGCCGGGCGTCTTCTGCCAGTTCAGCCGGGTGGAGTCGAAGTCGGGGTTGCCCTCGCCGACCATCCGGAAGCCGGCCTGGCCCTCGATGAGGCCGTCGGGCGAACTGGGGGCGAGCCAGGTGGAGTAGGAGAAGGTGATGCCCTCGAAGGACACGTCGGTGACGGGCTTGTCCCTGGTGCCGTTCAGGTCGACCAGGTCCTGCACGACCGGAACCGTGACGGTCGCGGTGGACAGCTTCTGGCCCTCCTTGGGCATGTAGTAGACCTCGCCCTTGCTCCCGTCGAGGTACCACTCACCCGGGGTGTCGAGCAGCTCGCGGGCGTTCTCCAGCCAGGTGGGGTTCTGGATCTCCTGACCCTGCTGCAGGTGGGCGTTGTGCCAGCAGGGCTGCTCCATCGTCATCGTGTTGCCGGAGATCGACTCCACACCGCAACGCTGGAGCTTCCAGCCCCAACTGCTCACGACCTCAAGGTCCTTGGGCTGCTTATACGCGCTGATGGCACTGTCGGTGAAGGTGTAGCCGGTGGATGTCTTACTGAAGCCGGCCGGGTCCTTCGTGCTGCGCGCCCGGGTCGCCAACTCCCCGTTCACGTACAGCTGGCGGGTGTCGAGGTCGCCCACCTTGGCCTTGTAGACCTTGCCCGTGGAGTCGGCCGGGGTCCAGCCGGTGATCTGCTTGCCTCCGCTGATCACCGGGTTCGCGCCGGGGGCGGCCTCATAGATGATCCGGGACCCGTCCTTGCCCGAGTCCTGGGCGGTGAGACTGAAGGTGCGGCTCAGCTGGTAGGTACCGGACTTCAGCAGTACGTGGACATCGCCGGAGACCTTCTTCTTGGCCTCACGGACGTAGTCCCGCGCGTATTCCAGCGTCTTGAACGGATGCGCGGAGGTGCCGGATCCGGAGTTCCTGCCGGTCGGCGAGACATAGACGTTCAGGCCCTTCGGCGAGGCGGCCTGGGCCGGCGCGGCGGCCAGCGGCGCCGTGGCCACGGCCAGGGACACTGCGGCTACCAGCGCTCTGCGGAGCGGCACGGGTATGCGTTCACGAGGGGATGGTGAACTCGGTGCCGATGGTGAACTCGGTGCAGCTGCTGAACTCGGGGCAGACGGTGCAGACACGGAAATCCAATCGCCTGAATGAAGTGGCATCTGGGGAGACCCGGTCGTCCTCCGGGTTCCTCCGGCGTTGGGTGGCTCGTGAGGGCGGGGTGCCTGTGAGGGCGTGCGCCTGGTTCACGAGCCGTGACGGCGTGACGCAGGTGTTTACGACGCGGAGGACTTCGGGGACCGCGGTTCATCCGTGGCACCGGTACTCCTCGGCGGCTGCGCCGGCGTACCGGAGGCGCCGCGGCTGTCCAGGTTGAACAGCCTGTCGCGGATCTTTCGTTCGAACTGACTCTGGGTGGTGGCGATGTGCGCCACCATCAGCTCCGCTGCGAGATCGGCCTCCCCCGCGGCGACCGCCTCGGCAATGGCGATGTGCTGTTCCGCCGCGACCACCAGCGACCCGGGTGCGTCACCGTGGAACAGCAGGACATCGGACTGTGACGCCAGGCGCCGTACGCCGGCGACGCTCGACCTCAGGAACACGTTGTGCGAGGCGGCACCCACCGCGTCGTGGAACGCGGTGTCGGCCTCGGCGAAGCCGTAACCGTCGGCCGCCCTCGCCGCCACCATCGACTTCTCGGCGCACTCCCGGATGGTCCGGACCTCGATCGGTGTGGCGAGGGAGGCGGCACGGCGCGCCGTCTCCGACTCGATCACCGTCCGGTAGTCCAGGAGCATCAGGACGTCTTCCATGCTCGTCGGCCGGAAATGCGAGAGGTGGTCGTCCACCAGCCCGCCGGCCGAGTCGGCGACGAAGATTCCCGCGCCGCGCCGCACGCTGAGCCGGCCGATGGCGGCCAGGACCTTCACCGCCTCGCGGGTGACGTTGCGGGTGGCGCCCAGGATCTCGGCCAGGCCCTGTTCGGTGGGCAGCCGGTCCCCGGACCGCAGGTTCTGCTCGGCAATGTAGTTGAGCAGCTGCTCGGCGACCAGTTCGTAACCGGGCCGGTAGCGGCCTGACGCGTCGTCATTCCCCTCGCCGGGCACCTGCGTTGGAGCTCCCACTGCGTTGTCCCCCTCGTACACACTCGGATTAATCAGGTTCATCGGTGGGGGCAACTATGACACCGGTGTTACGCGTTGAGAAGAGTGGGACACAAGATTGCTCAATCCGCTTCTAAAACCCTTACTTAGCATGCCAATTGGTGCATCTCGTCGGAACTATTGCGTACAAGGAATCAGATCCTTAAGGTCCTACATGCCGGATGAAGCAGATCCTTGCCCCGTACACCCTCTGACCTCTGACCTCTGGAGCAAAATGCAGCGCTTCGCCGCCGTGGTCCGACTGCGGCCCGAGAAAGAGTCGGAGTACCGGGCCCTGCACGCCGCCGCCTGGCCGGGCGTGCTCGCGGCCCTCAAGCGGGCCAACATCGGCAACTACTCGATCTTCGTCCGGGACGGCCTGCTGTTCAGCTACCTGGAATACACGGGGACGGACTACGCCGCCGACACCGCACTGATCGCCGCCGACCCGGTCACCCGGGAGTGGTGGACGCTGACCGACCCGTGCCAGCAGCCCCTGGACAGCGCGGACGAGGGGCAGTTGTGGGCCCCCGCCGAGGAGGTCTTCCACCTCGACTGAGAGCACTGCTCGACGGAGAGCACGGAGAGCACCGAGAGCTACGAGACGGACATCCCCGCATGACCGACCGCCGACTCGGCCGTACGAAGGTCCGCGTCAGCCCGCTGGGCTTCGGCGCCGCCCCCATCGGCAACCTCTACACCCCGCTCGACGAGAACCAGGCGCTGGCCACGGTCGATGCCGCCTGGGACGCCGGCGTGCGCTACTACGACACCGCCCCGCACTACGGCCTCGGCCTGTCCGAACGCCGGCTCGGCGCGGCCCTCGCCCACCGGCCGCGGGCGGAGTTCACCGTCTCCACCAAGGTCGGCCGCCTGCTGGAACCCCACCCCGCACCCACCGGCTCCGACCTGGCCGCGGGGGGCTTCGCCGTACCGGACACCCTGGTCCGCCGCCCCGACTATTCACGCGACGGCGTACTCCGGAGCCTGGAGGGCAGCCTGACCCGGCTGGGCCTCAACCGGGTGGACATCGTGTACGTCCATGACCCCGACGCCCACTTGGACGCCGCCGTCACCGAGGCGCTCCCCGCACTGGCGGCCCTGCGCGACCAAGGCGTCATCGGCGCGATCGGCGTCGGCATGAACGCCGTAGCGCCCCTGCTGCGGGTCGTCGCCGAAGCGGATGTGGACGCCGTGATGGTGGCGGGCCGTTGGACGCTGGCCGACCGCACCGCCCGCCCGCTCCTTGACGCGTGTGCCGGGCGAGGCGTCTCGGTGGTCGCCGCGGCACCGTTCAACTCCGGTCTGCTCAGCAGGCCCCGCCCGCCCGACGACGCCTTCTTCGACTACGGCCCCGCCCCCGAAGCGATGCTGCT harbors:
- a CDS encoding aldo/keto reductase codes for the protein MTDRRLGRTKVRVSPLGFGAAPIGNLYTPLDENQALATVDAAWDAGVRYYDTAPHYGLGLSERRLGAALAHRPRAEFTVSTKVGRLLEPHPAPTGSDLAAGGFAVPDTLVRRPDYSRDGVLRSLEGSLTRLGLNRVDIVYVHDPDAHLDAAVTEALPALAALRDQGVIGAIGVGMNAVAPLLRVVAEADVDAVMVAGRWTLADRTARPLLDACAGRGVSVVAAAPFNSGLLSRPRPPDDAFFDYGPAPEAMLLRARRLAEVCARHGTVLPHAAVRFPLRDPVVAAVVAGFRSPAEVTSAAHWVAGDLPEAAWRDLAAVTG